GATATAACGACAAAATTTCAGTGGAACCTTCATCATCATATCCGAAATCCACTGTATTTTCATATgtcataacaaaataatagatgcataaataagataaaatacctatacctactgatgtgCATGAAcgatttacatttttatttgcatattaaaaaaaaaacaaatcacgaAAAATTGCCCAACCCAATTTGACTTGCCCAACCCAGTGTTTTTGAATTACAAGAGACTAAAAAACTTTATAATCAACATAACGAAATGCCGAACtggttattctgttttttaagttttaagtgcACATATTGTCAACTACATCATGCATTGTTTGGTATGATTTGCAAGTAATTTGTAAGGAGATTATagcattttaattaatcaaataacTTGAAAGCTACCTACTGCTTTTTTCTCGTAATTTAAACTTGTCATCACAGGAATCAAGTTGACTCATTTCTAAGTAATTCACTTTATTTAAGTTTACCAACTTTATATACATTTAATAATAGTAAGTAAAAAGCGTGTTATAGGAACGTGGATAGGTGCGTGCAGAtagaatttaattaatatacaaaTGACACTAATTACTCTGGCATGGCCTAGCTCGTAGTTCGAGGTTCGATACTCGTTATTGACAAACCCTATGCCCTTTATGGTGAAACATACACAACAAGTTGACGCCACACATGGCAAAGATCGAATCCAAAGATATTAATAGCTCCAATTTCCACGATCTGTGTGAAAGTTGTCAAACCAAAAATGAGATTTGTACTAGATCGACATGAATGTATACTCacggaaaataaaaaaatagtgacGTCGTGCCCAAAAGCAATGTCCAGGCGAAGGTCGCGGGGATGTATCTCGTTTTGAGGTCGCATTTGGGcatattgtgtcaatttttattCCCTAAAAGCaaaattattctattttattcgcTACAGATCAACATGGCCGCACCTATTAATCTGACAGCAGCATTAATGGGTTGCTATTAAAAGAAAACACTGTTccctacaaaaaaattaaaagacaaAATTGTCGAAGAATCGTTTACAAAAATCATGTTTTATGAAGTGTTCCCTAATTTTACGAATGATCGATTTGACCAAAAACTTGAATATAATAAAACGTTTGCTCTTTTggttaacatttatttaatattggaaTTATCTTAAAAGTattggaaaataaaaattaatttcccAAGTTGATTTCCCGtagattgcatttttttttataatggcaacCATGGCTGTTTTGCTAGGGATTTCAAAAACCCATCAAAACCGCTTTTGGCGTCAGTGCCACTCAGTGCTATTCTCCAATTCTAATATTGCTTATTATACAGCTATCTTATAATGTGCTTAAGGTTTTTTATTGATTAACAACAAcgcaaaacataaattaataaccATCAAAATTGTTATTaccacaataatatttaaaccgTAACTGAATCGTAAATGCGGAGAAACATTTACTTAAACACTATCGGCTCGTTAAATTGAAAAATGCTGTCATTGGTCCTTAATGACAAAAAAAGAGATACGCGAAATTTTCCGTTTCTTCGATTGGTGTATTCTGTACACTGACAGTTTTATCTCTCAGTCATTGGCCGAAAAGAAATGTAACGTTCAGTCTCGCGGATAAAAATGGCCGTGGTGTTGTCTTCGGTGTGCTTTGCTTGAATAATTTCTCGTAAAACTTTGAAGGCATTTAATTAACAAACTTTTCTAAATTATTGTGTATTCAAGGGAAGTGCTTTTTTGTTTAAGTGACTACGAATAGTGTTACGTGACTGACTGTGAAAAATGTCTGAAAGCACAAGCCCAAGTGTGCTAAGTTACTTGAGACAATATAGGTTTCAGAAAAAACCGAATGGCGATGGAAGTAACAGCATTGTTACTATGTCTGGCCCAACGGCGACTGCTCGTGAGTATATTTCTTATCTTTATTTCAATATAGAACACGTGTTACGGTCATTCTATGGGGACTTGCAATGTGTCCAGTGACCCTCGTTTTCAAGGTCTTTTTTTTGTGAGCCGGTAGGTTTTATATCTCAGCAAAATCTATAAGTTAGATTAATTGCTGTATTTGCTTCAGTGCCATTGGTACAAGTCTACATTATGCAATTTGATGAAATGTTGAAAGCTTTCTTTTACTCAGTAGGTTAAAATTAACAGCTGATCGTTGAATAGGTATAATACATAAGTGCAATTATACATATCATGATGGACAATTTATGATTGAAGTGGTTATACTCCATTTCACAGTAACTACATAAGTGATATTCTGTTTCCTTTATATTTCAAAGACACAGCACTCAATTGCAGTAGGTCATTAGTGTTTTATATTATGATTAGACAAAATAATAGTTTATGtactaaaaaataacattacaataatttacaGCATGTTATTTTTTCACATAATATGCCTCCAAATCAACAGAAGCATGAGATAAAGCTAGCTTCATTGACAAGGATAGCATTGGATGCATTGTGTGTTCTAATTTTTTCTTTGAtatattgtgttatttttatttctttattggtTAATgctattatttgttatttacctAATAATTGAATAGACAAAACTACTCTaaaatagtgaaaatgttaaGTTTAGATGCAAGGATTGAATCAATACTTTTAGGTTATAATGTTTAACATTCTAATTTTAAGGATATTATgaatgtatttcaaaataattattacaaatctTGTATTAGCATAAATTAAAACGATTTATGAAGGTTAAATATACAAGTATATTTTGATGTTATATCATTCCTTTGTTAGTAAGCATATTCTATTGCTATCAATTATCTTTATAATTATCTTAAATACTGGAAAAACATGCACAAAAATATTGATCAGCTGTTTTTCTGCACACTTAACTTTGCTTTTGCTGAAATAATTTTCGTcttatttttaaccttattgtCATAGACATAAGGCTTTATGGTGAAGTTACAAAGTGAATGAGTAACTTTGCTTGGTTGAGACTGGATGGAATAAGAAAATTTTAAACTGAAGGGTAACAAGTTTACGTAAACCAATATTTAAGTGTTTTCAAAACTATAACTTCATCATTCAACTATGTACGGAACATGGGACTGAACAGttacataatatgaaattaatttacaatctTAATAAttccaaaaaccggccaagtgcgtcgaattcgcgcacgaagggttctgtaccattacgcaaaaacggcaaaaaaaatcacgtttgtggtatgggagtcccacttaaatatttacattattctgtttttagtatttgttgttatagcggcaacagaaatacatcatctgtaaaaatttcaactgtaactatcatggttcatgagatttATTTTTTGCTAATTCTAGAACCTCAAAGCAGAATGCCAGCCCCCAACACCGTAAACAGAAACGGGCCTTTGGTATACAAACGCATCAGGGTGCCCGACTCTGACTCCGATGACCCTGCATCACCAGCCAAGAAGATCATCGTTACCAGCCCggtgattgtgacgtcacagcctCCCAGCCAGCAGGCAACACCGCAGCCCCTAACTACAGCCATCAGAGAAAAACGATTTAGGAACATGCTGGAAATGTTTCCGGAAGTTTCTCCTATGGTAAGTGAAGTGTTTACAGAAACGGGCCTATGGACAAATACAAGACTCGTAATCCTATGTTTTAATAGGCAAGTCCACAGACAAGTTGTCTCGTGCAAGCAAGGCTATAATGCCAGTTGAGCAAGTTTACAGGAGTtgatttactattttataaaattaataattttgaattgaaGGAATTATCAACCTACACCTAGAATATGAGATATTTATTTCTGGATTGAAATTAAGATCTATTCTGATTCTCGACAATACACTCGTACACCACTTTGGTAACTTGAATCTCGAGTGTGGCCGCGGTTTGATCAGTCCAGCACATTGACGTCTTCTCTCCTTTCTTCTTCCCCCAAGTTCtaagaaaaatgtaaattagAATTTTTGTTTCAGTTCATAAAGAACACTCTCGTAAAACACAGCTGGAACGAAGAACGCTCAAGAGACGAGCTCCTCAAACACGATCCTGAAAGCAACGACCGAGCGCCGACATCCTCCTCCTACCAGGGTTCCCGTCCCGGCTTCTCCGGACAACGGCCCAACGGCTCCAACATGGGTGTTGTACGCGTGACCAGTACTCCTGCTGGTACTGGAGCTACTACGGTGGTGGTTAGGAAACCGCTGGCGGCGCAGGGTGGGAGGGTCAGGAGAGGCAGCAGTGGGAGTGAGGATGATGATTATGGGGTCAGGAAGGGGAAGGATGATAGGGTTTATGACAGGTAAGATATAAACAATGTAACAACCTTGCACTTAAATTAAAGAAGTTTAACTTCCCTGTTCACAGAtagaaaaatatcacaaaaccTATAATTTTTCCTGAAGGCAAGGTCCAACTGTAGTTCTAAGGAATCGCAAATAACTGAAGAATTATGGTTTTCATTTCTTACTGACTTTATCTTCTTCATTGGTTGCATTGCTACTGCAGTTTGGTAGTTTGTAAAAGTGAACGAGTGCTTTTCGGAGTAATTGGCAGATTTTTAAGCCATGTTATTCTTCCTCTGGATGCTATCTTGCTTTGTATTCTTCCCAGAATTATACTTATTCCCTGTGCTTATTGACCTAACTAATTGCATGTTACTTGTTACAGTGAGGACTCAGACAATGAAGTGACAGACGACCTGGTCGGTGACAAGCGGAAAGTGTTTGAGTTCCTCAACAAAAGCAGTCTCAACGAGTTGTCGCTGCTCAGCGGATGCTCACAGAAGAAAGCTGAGGCAATTATTGCGCAGAGACCGTTCAAAGGATGGGTAGATATGGTAAGTGGGCCCATGAAGATGTACATGTACTGCAGGGACGCCCGGGCGGAAACAGGCAGACAATCGCATATCAGCACTTCACTGAATGAACCTATCAGAAACTTCCCACACGTGAGGCATTTTGTACCCTACCTTACATAAACTTTTATCTCATTGGAAACATGTTTTGTACCTTAATGAGATTCTAGTatcacctattatgtacatgactatgcaataaataaatgataaaatgataaaaaaatcacttaCAAAGGCCTTCAAGCTAGGCAAGCTAGCACTAAAACATATTTCAACTTTCAGGTAGAAAAATTCAACAGCATCAAGATGCTAAGTACAGAGCTCCTCAACTCAACTCAAGAGCTGTTGACTACCAGAAACAACATTCAAAGGCTTATGAAGAAATGCGTGGGATTGGCGCAGCAGTTGGAAGCGGCTGTGGCGGCGGGAGCCGGCCTGCTTAAACAACCCGCCATAATGGACTctaggtaatttatttatttattttaccaatgtgaaaaGCTACCAGTCAGTGTCAGAACCTTTAGACTAGATAGATCAGACAGGCCccaaatattttgtaatttttgtattctGGTATGCTGGAAACAAAGAAGATGATGAAACCATAAATGAGCACATCGGGCATTTTATGGCCAGATTTAGGCTTGAAATTTATGCAAAtcctttttagcgtccaaatgtttttttgtctgcatgcctttcttttatgtactatgttgtggcgtcaaataaatgtattttctttcttttctttctttcttttaaatTTGTGCATTTCTATTAATAGGGATTATTACTGCCAACTGTAAACCATAGATAGGGTAACTACCCTACGGTAAGTAAACCGTAGGGTAAGTTTACCGTAAACAGTTTTTTGGcaagttttcacagattttTTGTTAGGAATATGaagacattgatgcatcaaggaggTTTGTTATTGAAAACTTAATTGgctgactggtagagaattccTTCTATTCAACATTAACTTCGCCTTGCTCAGTGTTTTGTATActttaaattaactaaataaatataacatgcTGTTTATTTTCTTACCAGTTTAACTCTAGCCCCATACCAGATTGTTGGTCTCAACTGGCTAGCAGTGCTACATAAGCAGGGTGTGTCCGGAATCCTAGCCGATGAGATGGGACTTGGCAAGACTGTGCAAGTCATAGCTTTCCTGGCACATTTGAAGGAAACCGGACAAGCCAAGGGCACTCATCTGATTGTTGTGCCGGCTTCAACACTCGGTAAGCTCAAATTTTTACCCCATTACGACTAAGTAAAAAGGAAGTGAAAGGGATAACCCTTTCACTTCCCTTTCTATTATAAGATAGTAGCAGTTTATGTTTGTTAGTATGTACACATGTGGAAATCCACATGCTTAAATTCGCAGTCTGACTAGAGAATAAGTCCCATGGCAAATTATCTGAAAAATTTATCATGGGATtctcagttttattttaagtatttttttttgtgctcACAAATCACGGGGCCAGGTTTCCCTACGTGGACCCCAGCTCAGGCTTGTGAGCGAGATAGCTGGTAAACAGCGATAGCCCGCTCGCACACCAGATTATGTAGGAGATTCGTGACATTTTGCGTGATATGCCACTGCCTTAAATAATTGGAATACTTGTTATAGACAACTGGTGCGGCGAACTCTCCCGCTGGTGTCCCGCCATACGCGTGAGCAAGTACTACGGGCACCCCGAGGAGCGCCGCCAGCTGCGGATACAGTACGCGCGGGGCATGGATAATATAGACGTCATACTTACCACGTATGTGTACTTACTTAAGTTTACAAATTGTCAGTCTTGCAGGTGATCATTGTGACAAGCCAAGGGACGGTTGGACCATCCGTCACTAATCGCTGTTAACCCGTTGACCGCccaagacgtcaactgacgtgCGCaactacagcccaatatcaaccttcgtgcattcggGATTAAGCTCAATTTCCCGTCATTTTCGCATTGATATTGTGTAAAAACCTTGACAGTTTGTTCACACACAGATTTAAGAAGCAGCAAACGGGGGTATTATGGTTAGTGCGACTGGGCTAAGACAGACATTTTAGAGACTATAAAGATTCGGAAACTGCAGTACTTTGGTCATGTATTGCGAAATGACAGATATAACCTCCTCCAACTGATAATACAGGGGAAAATCCATGGCAAACGGAAACGTGGAAGAAGACGTACCTCGTAGCTCAAAAACCTCAGCACCTGAGGTTTTTGAGCCACGAGGTACGTCTTAGGGTTAGATGAGCACCACATCGCTGTTTGGAGCTGCAGCGTCAAAAGTGAAAATAGCCCTGCCCTAATGATAGCCAACCTCCAGCAGGAGACGGCAccataagaagaagaagaagactggGCTAAAATCGTATATCTATCAGAATCAATACTCCCGAAAACTTTAGAAATGACTCCTTACAGAACTTTTATCCATAACTCACTAATGTCAAAACCTTAGTCAAAAGAATCAGCACCACCGGAAACCTTGAAAATGACTCCCATGTTCATGTCCATACCTTTATTCTTTGTTCAGGTACACGATGGTGAGCAGTTGCCCAGAAGAACGCAAGATGTTCCGCATAACGCCGCTGCACTACGTCATCTACGACGAAGCTCACATGTTGAAAAACATGTCTACCCAGCGATATGATAATCTACTCAAAATTAAGGTTGATTTACATTTTCACTTTGCTGTAACATAACCCAGTTCTATGTCCAACTTTACTACAATTAGAACACTGTGTGCTCTGATTGGGTATTAACAGCAACTTTATTTTGGCTCACTATCTTTTCTTGTACATGATATGTATGTCGCAGTTTTCGAACGGCATATTCCAGGACATCTGATAAACCAATAGAACCTCCATAGAATGCCACTTTTGTCGTACAAAGTTAATTTTAACGcgacttaattttaatttaaagtcaGAGTCTCAATCTTAGTAAAAGTAAACAAACCGGTCTCTACTTTCACGAAATATATCTAGTGTTTATAAGccctttaaattattatttattaaatgtaatattaacGAAATATATATCCTAATAGTCGAAACACCGTCTCCTGCTAACGGGTACACCGCTCCAAAACAACCTGCTCGAACTGATGTCGCTGCTCTGCTTCGTGATGCCGCATATGTTCTCCGGGAAAACGGACGACCTTAAGAGCTTGTTCCAGAAGAATTCAGTAAGCTATTCTCATATCTAAGGCAGAATATCAGTGCCTTGCTCGAAAGATTGAAGCGTAATATAGCTGTGTCGGCACCCTTTTGCTGTtgctgcaataaaataaaataaaaatatcgtttatttcaggctttCAGCCCATACTACAAGCACATGAcgtcacaaaataataataaaagcaaacACAGTGCAAGTCTTTCCGCTATTCCTGTTGGTGTCATGTCTCTAATATTTAtaagattttgtattttgttttaactgattgtgtattttgttaattgtgtatttttctgTTTGTCGATATTTCTAAATTGTGTGTATTTGCAGCATCAAACAAATAAActctttatctatctatctaatttatatcaaaacataaaatattaaatctaGCTGCGTTAACACCGTAGAAGTTTTTCATCTTACTTTTCAGTAAAGCAGAGGTGGTGTCCacatagattttcgtacattgaACCGCCTGTTgatatctctattgcacgcgcataattaaaAGAAGGGTGTAAttcatatcattttttttttcagaaatctCTCCGAACCACAAAGAAAGGCGACGGCACCAAAGAAGACGACGCTCCCCCATTCGAACAAAGCCAGATCACGCAAGCCAAACGCATCATGAAACCTTTCGTGCTGCGTCGGTTAAAGCGTGACGTACTACAAGACTTGCCTAAAAAGAGCAATCATACGGAGTTGTGCGCTATGTCAGATAGACAGGAGAAGTTGTATAAGCATCTTATTGCTGGGTTCGCGGCTAAGGATGGAACGGTAAGTAATATTATATGAAAATTTGAAACCTGCTTTTTTTGTAAGGCAAACGCGGTATGAAACCTTTCGTGCTGCGTCGGTTAAAGCGAGATGTACTACAAGACTTGCCTAAGAAGAGCAATCATACGGAGTTGTGCGCCATGTCAGATATACAGGAGAAGTTGTATAAGCATCTTATTGCTGGGTTCGCGGCTAAGGATGGAACGGtaagtaatattatataaaaatttgaaactTGCTTTTTTTGTAAGGCAAACGCGTCATGAAACCTTTCGTGCTGCGTCGGTTAAAGCGAGATGTACTACAAGACTTGCCTAAGAAGAGCAATCATACGGAGTTGTGCGCTATGTCAGATAGACAGGAGAAGTTGTATAAGCATCTTATTGCTGGGTTCGCGGCTAAGGATGGAACGGTAAGTAATATTAACATTTGAAACGTGAGTTTAGGACCATATggtggatttttttaaataaaaattaaaaagcttttatttcggattatatATCCATAGAAGACTTAATACTACCGAACATACctattacaaaattaatgtaCGTTAAACTATGTCACGCTAAGTATCGGCATCGGGAGCATAAAATAGTTTGTAGAAGAACAAAATTTATGGCAGAAATCTAAAATTCCATTTTATATCCTGTAAGCAGAGCCAAacataaattgaaaaatttaacgGAAGAAAGTCAGGCAGTAAAAACtacttttaatgttttacatttactttatatttacttaaaattcAGTACCTATTCGCAATCCGTATAAGCCAGTAATATTCTTcaatttatgaatttaaaataccttTTTCTCCAACCAGATCCACGCAACAATGGAGCAAAGCGGCATTTCCATGATGATGGACATGCGGAAACTAGCCAACCATCCCTGCCTCCTCCGATACTTCTACGAGGCTGATACCGTTCGGACGATAGCAAAGCGCCTCGCCAAGGACCCCACATACAAGGAGAAAAACGAGCAATACGCGTTCGAGGATCTCATGTGTCTCTCGGACTTTCAGATACACCAGCTCACTCAAACCCATAATGTGAGTATTGTTGAACATGTTTAAACTTGTGGATTACTTATACCAATCCCTCAAGGACCACAAGTATTAGAAGAATGAGCAATACGCGTTGGAAGATCTCATGTGAGTCacttacctagtcggctcataagttctgtcatatacatagtatcaaataaaatcaaaagtttaagtttattccgtataatttgtacagcgtttgaaagcttataaactagagaatctaaatgtataacatttattcaaaatgaccgccataattatctacacaggcttgaagtcttcgtggccagtcgtcaatggattcacgcaccactttcatgtcgatattggccactgccgtagcaagagattttttcagcgagtctagatttgcatgaggttttgagcacaccttttcctctaaatactgccatattttatagtctaaaggattaagatctgggctagaggagggccaatcttcatgccgtataaagtcgattttattggaggcgagccaggcttgtgtagactttgccttatgggctggagcagagtcctgctggaaaacccaatgctggtttagaaacatcgtatgggatagtggtttcacaatattagtcaacaccgtgtcttggtacactttggcactagtttttactcctttctcacaaaaatgcatactagtgacgcccgcataagaaactcccagccaaaccatcacagatgaatcacccttcatctgacctctttgaatacggggaatgctattagacgcttctttactattgcgagcgtacactctatcattttgtttattacagttttcttctatgtcaaaaattttctcgtccgaaaacagtatacaacggtgcttatttttagcgtacttcttcaataaagctttagatcttttaagccttaaagctttaagccgaccattgagaagatggccagtttttcgtttataagcacgaagtctcaggtcttgattaagcactcttttcaccgtgtttttgctcaaacccatctggagggccataactttttgtttcctagcgggatttctggcaatgcgtgccctaattgcttgtacaaccgctggagtcctagctgtacgcggacgaccgcttcttttcttgtcatttaaactagagacctcactgtatctttctatggtacgatacacaaatcttagagagaattttaaattttcaagtagcttaaaaattttagtcggcgagtgaccacaacgatatagtgcaattattgcggtacggctatctttaagcttccactccatgttgaagaaaacagaaaattgcaaaattatactactcaaatatttaataaagattcgaaattcaaatgcagaacggtttttgttttaggagttccaaatttaaattttaaaggccagtgacagaacttatgagccgactaggtaattTCAAACTTCAAAATTATGCGatattggtattaagaaaaggtaatagggaagatatttgctgagagggccaaatggatttacccgagttagaagttaagcgacacatgtGTCTCTCGGACTTTCAAATACACCAGCTCACTCAAAACCATAGTGTGAGTATTGAACATGTCCAAACAGCTCTGTTTATTTTCcagatacaaaaataatagtttgATTGGTTTATTCACTATCCAGTCAACGCAATTAACTCATTCAGTCCCATAGTGTTCGTTTTTTCTGGCAAATTCtgttatatttttgtaacttcTTGTTCCGCTCCGATAACGGTGATCTGTATGATTTTCTATTTCTTGTTATTTAGTAACAGGTATCTGAATAAAATGGCATTTTTATATACTACATTgaaatgaacaaataatataatttattactctgctactattagggcaaataatataattgattttgatagtttactattgtaaaattaagttaaattaatgcatgtcacgtttgtggtttcaaattcacattgtttagttctttagcactagatctagagatagtttaattgaattgtacaaacaagtcttgtctgagcaatcataattatctaatttaagtagtggaaactgttttggcttatgtatgtatttaagtgtaattatctatatgtgtcatttttcgctgtttgtttcccattatcaataaaaaaaataggtttacagaaaaattattaggtacataatattggaagtataaaAAACATCAGTATGCAACCTACAACACTCGCCTTTTTTACCGCTTTTATTTTTTAGCTTTTGCATAAAGCACTATTTTGTAATtcatcaaataaaaaatctgctgAGTAATTTCCCTATTTCTCTTTCAGAGTATAAGCCAATTCGCCCTCCCAATAAGCCTCATCCTGGACTCCGGCAAGTTCCTCAAGCTGGACGAGATGCTGCCTAAACTGAAGGAGGAAGGCCACAGGGTGCTGGTGTTCAGCCAGTTCACTATGATGCTGGACGTTATAGAGCCGTATCTCATTCACCGCCAGTACCGGTATCTGAGGCTGGACGGACAGACCGCCGTCACGGACAGGTCAGTTTACAAATGTCTTAGACACCACACTTGTCCACAAGCcgtcagatacatcggagcagcttaggtgcttaaaaatatctttaacatCAAGATAATATCTCCCGCCCCTCTCGCCAGTCAATGGCcttcccgcggccggggggacggtgcgtaaaagCATGCGCCTGATAGATTATATTGTTAACAATAGCTTTCTATCAAAGAATTACGTTGTGATTAAAAATGGGTAGGTAGATTTCTTTTACTTGACATTCCAAATcagtacaatacaaatactatttttagtatacctttttataaatacttatgatTCCtggatgtaaataaattatcgaATTTCCATATCTAAAGTAAACTATTGTTGTGATAAttgcatttcaaaatgtagcTGTTAGCTAATAGGGAAATaggtatagaaaataataagaaatgaattataaatcatgttgttttatttcaaatgatcAAAAAAAAGTATAGGATCTagggtatttatatattttacactCTTTTAGAAACAATTGTTCTAAACAACTTTATACATCAACAATAGTTAGCTAAATGGGgtcttattttgtatatacctggtttcaaaacaaatcaataagTAAATTACTGAAAGGtattttaattagaaaaatattacTAGTATAATTATGAGAACCAGATTTATACATGTTTTATGTTAAACAGTGGTTAACGGTTTTTAGGCCGAGAATCTCATATATTTCAATTCATAATATGCCTAGAccgtttatttataattagcaAAGCAAAGGCAACTACTGAGGATAGCAAttgaaattatttacagaaataaatcaattgcagaaatttaataaaaactatacacaaTAAAATACAGATTAATAAGGCAGGACCATACCTGTT
The window above is part of the Cydia strobilella chromosome 12, ilCydStro3.1, whole genome shotgun sequence genome. Proteins encoded here:
- the LOC134746257 gene encoding SWI/SNF-related matrix-associated actin-dependent regulator of chromatin subfamily A containing DEAD/H box 1 homolog; its protein translation is MSESTSPSVLSYLRQYRFQKKPNGDGSNSIVTMSGPTATAQPQSRMPAPNTVNRNGPLVYKRIRVPDSDSDDPASPAKKIIVTSPVIVTSQPPSQQATPQPLTTAIREKRFRNMLEMFPEVSPMFIKNTLVKHSWNEERSRDELLKHDPESNDRAPTSSSYQGSRPGFSGQRPNGSNMGVVRVTSTPAGTGATTVVVRKPLAAQGGRVRRGSSGSEDDDYGVRKGKDDRVYDSEDSDNEVTDDLVGDKRKVFEFLNKSSLNELSLLSGCSQKKAEAIIAQRPFKGWVDMVEKFNSIKMLSTELLNSTQELLTTRNNIQRLMKKCVGLAQQLEAAVAAGAGLLKQPAIMDSSLTLAPYQIVGLNWLAVLHKQGVSGILADEMGLGKTVQVIAFLAHLKETGQAKGTHLIVVPASTLDNWCGELSRWCPAIRVSKYYGHPEERRQLRIQYARGMDNIDVILTTYTMVSSCPEERKMFRITPLHYVIYDEAHMLKNMSTQRYDNLLKIKSKHRLLLTGTPLQNNLLELMSLLCFVMPHMFSGKTDDLKSLFQKNSKSLRTTKKGDGTKEDDAPPFEQSQITQAKRIMKPFVLRRLKRDVLQDLPKKSNHTELCAMSDRQEKLYKHLIAGFAAKDGTIHATMEQSGISMMMDMRKLANHPCLLRYFYEADTVRTIAKRLAKDPTYKEKNEQYAFEDLMCLSDFQIHQLTQTHNSISQFALPISLILDSGKFLKLDEMLPKLKEEGHRVLVFSQFTMMLDVIEPYLIHRQYRYLRLDGQTAVTDRQDLIDQYNAEDIFVFLLSTRAGGLGINLTAADTVIIHDIDFNPYNDKQAEDRCHRMGQTRPVTIYRLLSSGTIEEGIYQVAQEKLNLEKEVTGADENDTQEQKNVVRLLSAALGLTTNK